The Flavobacterium faecale genomic sequence ACCATACGCAAAAGACTGCATTTCTTTGACCAAAGCTAGACCTTCTTTTGGTAACGACTTTTTCAAATCAATTCGCTTTAAAACCTTTGGAGTTTCAATTATAACAGAAGGATTTCCGTATTCGCTTTTGATCCATTCACCTTCTAGTAATTCTTTAGTTTCATGACCAAGAATAGTGTCTTTTACATTTTCGAAACCTCTAGTAACAATAAAGAATGCTAGGACTGCGGTAATTACAAACCCTACTGCTGCAATGGCAATTTGAATACGTTTTTTGCGTTGTTTTGCCAATTGAATTTGCACCTGTTTTTGACGTTGCATCTCATTAAGAAGTTGTTCCTCTTCTGCAGGTACATCAACGGGTATAGCGCTATCGAGCACTACAATTGCTTTTTGAATTTTATTACGATCCTCTGTAATTTCAAATTCCATTGGTTTTGATTTGGCAAACTTTACCAAATCGGCTTGTTTTAAAACGCGCTCTAAATTATCAATGGTTTCTTGAGTAATCTTCATTTTCTTCTTCATTGATGCAGCTTTCAAGCCAGTAATCAATTCAGAGGTAGTGCTTTCCATGGCCGGAATTTCGATTGCTTCTTCGATATAATTTCGAGCAATATCGGTCAATTCACTATAGTATTCTTTGATTTCGCCTTTTTGCCATAACTCTTTTTGCTCCAAAGAGTTCATTAAGATAGTAGCTCTTTCAATAGGTGTTTTATAAACTTCTTCTTCAATTTTTTTCTTTTGGTACTTTTTTGTGTACCAATATACTGCCGCAGCAATACCTACCAAAAGTAGAAAACCCAAAAGCCATTTCCACCAATTACCAATAGGATTATCCACAGCAACAACATCTTTGATGTCGTACATTTTTTGTTTAAGAGTGTCAACTTGTACCGGTGCTACTTCGACTGCTATTGAGTCAGTCAAAAAAGCTTTGTTGTTTATAATGACTTTGATACTCGGAATCACATAGCGTCCTGAATCAAATTGTGTCAGGCCGTATCTTTTAATTAATTCGTATCGGTCATTATTTTTTACCGTATCAATCGGATAGGAGCGAATCACTTCGAGCGCACCAAAATTCTTTACATTAGGAAATTTAACTTTCGATAATGTATCAACAGAAGTTTTTAGAGTCAGTTTGAACTCAGCTCCAATCTTATTTTTGGTAGTATCTATGCTTGTTTCAACACGTTTTTGTTGTCCAAAAACGAAGGCTGAAAAAAGAAGTAGAGATATGTAGAATGCGTTTTTCATTTATTTTTTCAACTTTTATAAGTTTTGGCTCCTCCCTTTTGGGGAGGTTGGGAGGGGATTTTATCTCGACTTAAAATACCCCAACAATTTCGTTACATAACTTTCGTCAACTCTAGTATTCACAACACCTGATCCCGATTTTCTGAACGTGTCTTTAAAGTAGTTCAATTGTTCTTGATAATGCTTTTCATAACCCATTCGAACTGCTTTTGAGCTCGTATCGACTAGTATTGTCTCACCAGTTTCTGCATCAGTCATTTCGACCATTCCTAAATTTGGCATTTTTTCTTCTCGAGGGTCATATACACGTATGCCTGTGATGTCGTGTTTTTTTCCGGCTATTTTTAAGGTATGTTCATAGTCAGAAACCATAAAATCAGACATCAAGAAAACGATTGCTTTCTTCTTCTGTGTACTTGATAAAAATTTTAAAGCTTGTGCCAAATCTGTCTTCTGACTTTTTGGCTCAAATTCGATTAATTCACGTATGATACGCAATACGTGCGAGCGTCCTTTTTTTGGCGGAATGTACAATTCGATTTGATCAGAGAACAATATCAGTCCAATTTTGTCGTTATTTTGAGTAGCAGAGAAAGCCATTGTTGCCGAAATCTCCGTAATAATATCTTTCTTAAATGCTTTGGTAGAACCAAAACCTTCAGAGCCAGAGATATCCACCATTAACATCATGGTTAATTCTCTTTCTTCTTCAAAAACCTTGACGTGCGCCTCGTTGTATCGTGCAGTTACATTCCAGTCAATAGCACGTATATCGTCGCCATATTGGTATTGTCGTACTTCACTAAAAGTCATACCACGTCCTTTAAAAGACGTATGATATTCACCCGAAAAGATATGATCACTCAATCTTCGGGTCTTGATTTCTATTTTTCGTACTTTTTTTAAAAGGTCTTTTGTATCCATTTTTCCCCACCTAGCCTCCCCGAAGGGGAGGAATTATTGCCGACAAAATTTATTTGCTAATTTAACACTCCAACAAAGCCCCTCCTTTGGAGGGGTTGGGGAGGATTAAGGTACTTCTACTTCGTTTATAATTTTGTTGATGATGTCAACTGAAGTTATGTTTTCTGCTTCTGCTTCGTAAGTGATTCCAATTCTGTGGCGTAGTACATCATGTACAATAGCACGCACATCTTCAGGAATTACATATCCACGACGTTTGATAAAAGCATAACATTTTGCTGCATTAGCCAAGTTAATACTTCCACGAGGTGAAGATCCAAAACTAATTAGCGGTTTTAATTCGGCTAACTTGTATTTTTCTGGGTATCTCGTAGCAAAAACGATGTCAAGAATGTATTTCTCGATTTTTTCATCCATGTATACTTCGCGAACTGCTTCTTGAGCGCGCAAAATTTGTTCTACAGAGACTACTGCGTTTACTTTTTCGTATGAACCTTTAAGGTTTTGGCGAATTACCAAGCGCTCTTCGTCCATTTTTGGGTAATCAATTACCGTTTTTAGCATAAAACGATCGACTTGTGCTTCAGGTAATTGGTAAGTACCTTCTTGTTCCACCGGGTTTTGAGTTGCCAAAACCAAGAATGGTCTTTCTAGCTTGAAAGTAGTATCACCAATAGTTACTTGTTTCTCTTGCATCGCCTCTAACAAAGCAGATTGTACTTTGGCAGGAGCACGGTTAATCTCATCTGCAAGCACGAAGTTGGCAAAAATTGGCCCTTTTTTTATCGAAAATTCATTTGATTTAATGTTGTAAATCATAGTACCAACAACGTCGGCAGGTAATAAATCTGGAGTAAACTGGATTCTACTGAACGAACCTTGGATGGCTTGTGATAGTGTGTTGATTGCTAGTGTTTTTGCCAAACCAGGAACCCCTTCCAAAAGGATGTGTCCTTGTCCCAAAAGACCAATAAGCAAACGTTCTACCATGTGCTTTTGTCCCACAATCACTTTGTTCATCTCCATTGTAAGAAGGTCTATAAAAGCACTTTCTCTTTCAATTTTTTCATTGATCGCTCTAATGTCTAAAGTCGCAGTATTTTCTTCCATTATCATTTTATTTAAAACCGTATGATTAGCCCAATTGTTTTGGTAGTGCAAATTGAATTTTTTTTTAGAGGAAAGATGTTAATAAATGGTTAAAACTTCTGTGAATCCTCCAAATTTAAGGTCGAATTGTGATACAATTTTCATATTTTTAAGATCTTGAATTTAATTCGAGATAAATTACAAAATCAATATTTTTAGGACCTTAAAGTAACAAATGAATAAAACAGTTTTAATAACAGGAGCGACTAGTGGCATCGGTAAGGCAACTGCCACAGTATTAGCGCAGCAGCAGTATAAAGTAATTATTTGTGGTCGAAGAATGGAGTTGCTTCAGGAGTTGTATGAGGAACTTTCGAAACAGACCGAAGTACATATATTGTGTTTTGATGTAAGTGATAAGGTGGCTGTTTTTGATCAGATTCAAAGTTTACCAGAAGCTTTTTCGAAAATTGATATTTTGATCAATAATGCAGGTAATGCACATGGACTTGATCCTATTCAGACAGGAAGTATCGATGATTGGGACCTGATGATTGATAGCAACCTAAAGGGACTTTTGTATGTCTCGAAAGCAATTATCCCACAAATGGTGGAGCGAAAGTCTGGTCATATTATCAACATTGGTTCTACTGCAGCCAAAGAAGTGTATCCAAATGGGAATGTGTATTGCGCTACCAAACATGCGGTTGATGCACTTAATCAAGCCATGCGCATGGATTTGAATCCGTTTAATATTAGGGTAGGAGCAATTCATCCAGGAATGGTTGAAACCACTTTTAGTGCCGTTCGTTTTAAAGGTGACGAGGATCGTGCTGCCAATGTTTACAAAGGTTTTGATCCGCTTCAAGCGGCTGATATTGCTGATATTATTCAGTTTGTCATTTCGAGACCTTATCATGTGAACATTGCCGACTTGGTCGTAATGAGTACTGCGCAAGCAAGTTCTACTATTGTGAATAGAAAAGGGTGATTTTTGATTTTGTAGCGATCTTTTAAAAATTAACGATTGGTGATTAACGTCCCTAAGCGTCGGGAACGATTTTTGATTTTGTTGGAACTTATATAGGATTAACGAACTTAGATTCTTGAAGCTTGACATTTGCTTTTTGAAATTCCTACATACCACTATTTACAGCAATAAACCAGATTATCAAATGATTAATAAAAGGCTCTTGATCAAAAACTTACTTGCTCACAATGATGAGAGCAGTTTCTATGACAAAAAGCGCCAATTAAATCTTCATACTCGTGAGGGCAAAGCCAAATTTTTGAAACATATTTGTGCTTTGTCCAATTCGAATCCTGCTAACAACTCTTATATCGTAGTTGGGGTAGAAGATGCTGAAAACGAAATTGTAGGTGATGACTTTTTTGATGATAGTCGGATTCAAAATCTTGTAAATGCCTATCTCGAGCATCCGCCAAAGATTCAATATGAAAATGTTCCTTTCCCGAATTTACCCAAAGATAAGGTGGTAGGACTTGTGACTATTAAACCCAAAAAGAATGTTTCATCCTTCAAGAAAGGAATTTATACCATTGCAGTTGGCAGTGTTTTTATTCGAATAGGAAGCAATACCACACCCACAGAAGAGAAGGTTGAAAAGAATTTTCAAAATACGGAGACCGTCATCGGCATCGAAAATCAATCACGAAATAATATACAGCATACTCTTGATGGAGTTTTCGACTTTATCAATAGTCGTCACAAGGATATGTCGCCTAAGTACAAAGTCTTCAAAGAACTGTTTGTCATTTGTTGGGCAGGCGTGCCTAAGGTAGTGCGCAACGTGGTTTACCTATCACGTGTAGATATCGAGTTGATTAATGAGCAAATTAAATTGTTCTATTCTGCTCAAGATGTCGTCACAATTACCTTTGACGAGCACTCGTTTACAATTATCGAATACATTCCGTTGGGGTTAAACGATCAAACGAGTTACTATCCTTTGGAGCAACAAAAAATCTATTTTTATGAAAATGGATATTACAAAATAGAAAGTGAAATGCTGTTTCACCCTCCAGAATTCAACAAAAAGATGTTGTTTCATATTTACAACGCGAATATTGCTTTACTCAGTAAATTAGAAAAAAGGACGATACTAAGCATTCGAGAAAAAAAGGATTTAGAAAATTTACCTTCTACTTTTATGATCTGTTACCTCAATGGTTTTGACGAGGCAAAAGATCGCTTGATTGCCGCCAAACTATTATTAAAACCTTTCCCGAAAATATATTTGTCGTTTAAAGAAGCTTTGCGAGTTTTACGAAAAATGAAGTACAATATAAAGGAATAAAAAAGTAGGTAGCCACAGATCCCAATGTGTTTTCTGTGGCTACCAGTTTTCCAGTTCAAGTGGATTTATTTTTCTAATTCGAATATCATTGCAGTTTGCGGCGCTACCGTGATTTCGTTTTCTACATTGAAAACGGTACCCGTGAGGATTTCTTTTCCGTTTTTAAAACCGAGAATGTTTTCATGGAAGCGATCTGTTTTTATTTTTTTCGAAAGTAAATTGTTGTTCACTATAACCATCACCGTTTTTTTGTTGGTGTATCGAAAGTAAACATACACATTATCAATCGGAAGGTAATGAGTCGTTTTACCGAAATGTACCGCTTCGTTGGTTTTGCGCCATTGAAATAATTTCGAACTAAAATCAAAAAACAGTTGCTGTTCTTGCGTTCGTCCTGTTTGTGTGAAAGCATTGTTGGTGTCAGTTTGCCATCCACCCGGAAAATCTTGTCGAATAGCACCATCTCCTTTGCTTTTGTCTCCCGCCATACCAACTTCAGAACCGTAATAAAGCTGCGGTATTCCGCGTACTGTTGCCAAAATACTCATCGCCATGGCATATTTTTTAAAGTCTTTTTTATAGATTTCGTTAAAGCGCTCGGTATCGTGATTTTCAACAAAAGTAAGTAGGTTGTTGGGATTAGGGTACAAAAAGTCGTTGGCAAAATTCTCATACAACTTAATCAATCCATTGTTCCAGCTTGCTTCATTTTCATCAAAAACCTTGGCTGCTGCATCCATAAACGTGAAGTCCATAACGCTTGGCAAATAGGAATTGTAGTTTTGAATCGCAGCAATTTTACTGTCTTTTTGCCAATAGGCCATTTGTGCTTGGTCTTGCATCCAAACTTCACCGACAATATTAAAGTTGGGATATTCATCTGTAATCGCTTTGGTCCATTTTGCAATGCTTTTTTTGTCATTGTACGAATAGGTATCTACTCGAAAACCATCCAAGTTGGCCGACTCAATCCACCAAATTGCGTTTTGTGTCAAATAGGTCAGCACCAAAGGATGCGACTGATTCAGATCGGGCATCGATTGTACAAACCAACCATCGGCACAGAGTCGAGCATCAATTTTGGACGCATTGGGGTCGAACTGTGTCGTCATGCGGTAATTGGTTTGCGCATAGCCCGGAAATTGATGAATCCAATTGTAGGTTGGCAAATCTTTAATCATCCAATGTTCGGCACCCCAATGGTTGGTCACATAATCCATGACCAATTTCATGTCTTTTTTGTGTAACTCATTTGACAGCCTTAAATAGTCATCATTGGTCCCATAACGTGGGTCAATTTGGTACACATCCGATTGTCCGTAGCCGTGATACGATCCTCTCGGGTCATTGTCTACGCACAACGGCGTGCACCAAACTGTCGTGGCTCCCAGTTCTTGGATATAATTTAAATGCTGAATAATTCCTTCGATATCTCCTCCATGTCTGCCGTTTTCGGCTGTTCTATTGGCTTTTTCGGTTACCGATTTGTCGTTGTCATTCTTTGGATTTCCATTTGCAAAGCGATCTGGCATCAATAGGTACATTACATCTGCACTCGAATAGCTTTCGCGTAAAGCGGAATTTGCTCTACGTCCTTTCAAAAGATAGTGTTGTGTGAACTGCTTCTTTTTATTTTTCGAAAAAGAAAAAACAATCTCTTGCGGCAAAAGACCTTTTGTGTCAATGGTCACAAAGAGATAATTTGGATTTTCAGTTTTTGAGACCTCCAGAATCGGAATTCCAGTAGGAGCAGTTACCTCATTTTCTGCGATATTTGGACCGTAAAACACAATTTGCAGTGAGCTGTTTTTCATTCCTGCATACCAGTAAGGCGGTTCTATTTTTTGAACCTGAGCCTGTGTGGCAAAAAATAAGAAGGAGATCAATAGCAGTAAATAGTTTTTCTTTAAGGTGTTCAAAATGTTGTTTTTTAGTTTTTTATCAGTTTAACGATACTTGTCTGCCCTAATGAATTGCTCGTTTTTACCAAATAGATTCCTGATCTAAGGGTAGCAATCGAAAACTCATGTTGTGACTCGAATGTACCTTCAAATAGTAATACTCTTTTACCCGTTAGATCATACACTTCTACAAAATTTACAGCTTTGTTCAATTTGAAAGTGGCATGAGCGGGGTTGGGGTAAACACTCAAATCATTGTCTGAAACGAAATTTGGATTGCTTAATGGGCTAGCATTTTTGTTCCCGAATACTTTGAACTGACCTGCGGCAATCGTGATCGGTCCAGAAGTATTTGTTACATTGATTGTGGTGTTGTCCATCAAATTGTACCAAGTTCCCGCATACGGAAAGTTAGCAGTAATGTTTTGAGAACTTACATCAAAATTGGCTAAGATAACCACGTCTTTAAGCTGTGTAGCCATCAAATTGGGATTGGTGATTTTAATATTTTGAGTTAAAGACGCACTGTTGCTAATGGTTGCTGTACCTAAAAAAACAGGTTCGGTTGTTTTTAAAGCAATCATTTTTGCCCAATCGTTATAAATAGTAACTCTTGAATTTGTTGTTAACCAATTATTTATCCATTGTGGCTGTGGTTTGTTGTCTAGTTTACAATCGCCAGCAGTTGTATCTGAGGCAGTATTGACTGTACCATTATTACAAGAAAAAATAGAATTCTCCATTCCTAATTCGCCAAAATGCCAAATCATTTTTGGTCCCGGTACTAAAAGTGAAACTGCTCCAATTGCCGACATTCTAGACAATGCAATATCTAAATTTTTGACATTGTGTGTTGCACTAGCACTGTTTCCATATTGCAGGTTTTTATACATTAAACGTTCTTCATCATGACTCTCAGCATACCCCATTAATCGATTGGCCGTAAAGCCGCGACTACTGCTCGTAATTCCGGAGATGTTGCCAGGATAACCCATAGAAAGTTCGTTGTAATTGTCGGTCATTTTACCCCACATCATAATTCCCTTGCTTGGTGACTCATTGATTTTGTAGTTGGCCCACTGTTGCTCCTCTAGATTTGTACCCAAATGCTCAAAAATAGTATAATGTGTAGGGTCTAAGCTCCACGAATAATCTGCATATTTTTTTAATACATCTACACGGTCTTGTTGGTAGGCATTGGTGCAGGCTTCGTCACCAGCAGTACAATTTTGTGTAAACCCCTTGGTTAAATCCCAACGGAAGCCATCAATTTTATATTCCTGAATCCATTGTTTGATAACTCTCTCGACATAATATTGGGTTTTGGTAGACTGATGTTTAAAGTCTTCTCCCACACTGTAACTGTGTTTGGCAACAGTATTAAAAAACGGATTTTCGGTTGTTGGTGATCCCCAACCGTCGCCATCAGGATCGTTCATCCACATGCGCACCATCGGGTTGCGACCAAAAGCGTGGTTCAAAGCCACATCAAGAATAACTGCGATTCCGTTTTGATGGCATAAATCGATAAATTCTTTGAACTTGTTGGCTGTACCATAATATTTGTCCAATGCCATGTGGAAGGAGGTGTTGTAACCCCAGCTTTCGTTACCTTCAAATTCCATAACAGGTAATAATTCGATTGCATTGATTTTTAAATTCTTAAAGTAATCCATCTTATTAATCAAGTCTTGAAAATTTCGATTCGAATCAAAATCACGCACCAAAACTTCATAAACGATTAGGTTTTCTTTTTGAGGTTTTACAAAATTGGTGGTAGCCGTGCTCCAAGCGTATGCTGTTTGTCCCGTTTGCAAAACCGTTACTTCACGCTCTTGCCCTTGTGGATAAGCGGGCAGGTTTGGGTATGAAGCAGCAGGAATGCTTGGGTCATCAAACGGCGATAGTACTAAGGTAGAATAAGGATCGGCGGTCTTGACCATTGCTGGTGAATTGGCTATAGGTGTTGTTTCGCCTACCCAATATTGATAGGTATAGGCTGTACCCGAAGTTAATCCTGATACTGTTATCCAAAATTTACCCGTGGTAGGATCTTTCTTCATGGCATAAGCAGCAGTTGGTTGGTAGTTGTTGAAACTTCCTGCAACGTATACAAAATCTTTTAAAGGAGCATCCAAGACCAACGTGGCTTGCGTAGCATTTGTGTTCGAATAATTTATTCCGTCTTCCAGACCAGCCGGCATGGTTTCGCTACTAGCTCCAGGGTTTACAATAGTTGCAAATTTTTTGGTAATAGTCGTGCTCCCATTCGAAACAACTAATTCATAATTTTGATTAGAAAGCAAATTGCTGTGGGTGTAACTGTAATTTGTAGTCGCTGTATTAGAATGGATGGTTGCTCCATTTGATTTTAAAACATAACTAGAATTTCCGCCTGTGTTGGATGCCGAAATAGTAAAGTTGCTTCCAGAATTGATTATGGTTGTGCTGTTTTCTGCGGGAGTGTTTAAGGTCAGTTGAAAAGCACCGACATTAAAAAAAGTATCTGCAGTTTGTTGGTTTCCGGCGCTATTGCGAATTACGACACAAATGGCTGTTATGGTGCTTGTTGCAGGAACTCCAAATGAGGTGTATAAATCGGGAGCAAGATCTAGTTTGTAGTTTGTGCCAGAAACTAGTGTTAGTGCTGGTTGTGTGCTGTTGTTTCCCCAGCTTCCTTTTACGTTTTGCCATGGCGCTCCATTGACCGTTAAGCCAATATGAGCATATAATGTTCCCGTATCTGTGGCCAAAGGTGTGCCTGCTTTATTAAAATTTAAAGTAACCGCTGTGTTCGCGAGAGCAGGAGAGGGCGTAGTGGTAAATTGTGCCCAACCCAAGGTACTGCATAAAAACAAAATTGATATAAGTATAGTATTCTTCATGGTTTTTTGGTTTTAAAAGAAAGGGCTATCCAATAGTAGATAGCCCTTAAATAGTTGTACTAATTGATTATTCTTGGTTAGGGAACATCATATAACTGCCATCTAAATCATTAAATAAGACTTTGTATTTTGAACGTGCTACTGGAATATCACCTCCGCTAGCGCCTTGCGTAGGGAAAGCTGCAAAGGCTGTATCGCCACCCCAACTTTTGTCCCAAGCATTGTTGGCTCTAAATTTTCCTTTACCATCAAATAGTGTGATGGTTAAGGTCCATAAGTGCGTATCAAAAGTAGATTTGACCATCGGTGTGTCATCTCCAGACCATCCTGCATCTGTTCCTGTTCTTGATGAACCTATGAAACCAATACGAGTATAGCTTGTTGCTGCGGTTGCATTGTACGGCACCAAAGTATATTTTAAGGTTTCAGTATTCATGGTAAAAGTGTAATATCCTGCAGTTGCAATTTCAAAACTTGCTGGATCTGGATCGGCATCTTTGGCTCTAGACACGATTGTACCCGCATCACCTTTACCATACATTGGCGCCCATTGTCCCAAAGTAGAAATTAGTTTGAAATAACCCGCTTTGAAATAACCTGTGAATCTGTATTCTTTTGGGTTTGTTCCTCCTCTAAAAAGTACTTGATTTTTATTGTTATTATCCCAACCAGCCACTGTAGCGTCTCCAACCAAATACCAATCTGTAAATGGGTAAGCGATTAATCCTGAATACGTATTGATGCTAATGGTAATCACTTTTGCCGATTCGGTAGGAACTCCACCAGAAACCGTAGCCATTACTTTGACATCAAATTGTTTTGGTGTGCCAGGTACAGCGCCCAATTCAATTGCTGCTTGGTTCAATGCTTTTACGGATACCGATGCTTGGGTAACGCTACTTGTTTTTACTAGTGTTTGTGCTTTGGTAAAATCTCCACCAGAAACATCCATCATCAAAGAATATTGAACCACCACTGATTCTGTATATTGAGCGGCAGTCCATACAAAACGGTCGGCATCGCTGCTTGCATTCACTTCTTTCAGAACATATTGTTTGGCTGTTGTTGGTGCAGTCATTTCAGGTGTTGCAATTTTGGAAACAACTGGTCGGTTTTCAACATCGTCAGCAGTACATGATACCGCTAGTACGCTTATAAAAGCGAACAAAAATTGGTTAATTTTTTTCATTTTATGGTTTTTTAAAAGTGGTTAGTTTAGTATCCAGGATTTTGTTTCAACGTAGGGTTTGCTTGGATTGTTTTGGCAGGAATTGGCATTAAATCTCTAAAGCTTGCTGTCGCAGCACCATTTTGAGTGCCACCTTTCCATTCCCAAATTTTGTCTCCACCGGTGAATTTTCCAAAACGAATCAAATCAGTTCTACGGTGACATTCCCAGAATAGTTCACGTCCTCTTTCGTCCAAAATAAAATTAAGCGTTAGATTTGCCGTTGTTACAGGACTAGCATTTGCTCTCGTTCTCAGTTTATTGATGTAGCCTAGCGCCGTAGTCATGTCTGTACCTGCCGCGCCACGTACTGCACATTCTGCATACATTAAATACACATCTGATAGGCGGAACATAGGAAAGTCAGTATCAGGAATATCATTACGCTGTGCTGCAGTTCCATCAGAGTTAACATTAGTGTACTTTGTAACTGCGTAACCATTTGTAAAGGTTCCAACATTGGCAATACTTAATGTTTGACCATTAGTATAGAAAGTTCCTCTTTTGTCTGCAGTAGCAGTAGCATCAGGAAACAAAGCAACAAACTCTTTGCGAGTTCTGATTCCTTGCCATCCACCATTCATTCCTTGAGCAGCAGCATCCATAGACCCACCGATAGACGCATGAAGAATAAAACTCATACCTCCACCTGTTGCACGAATTGCATTTCCGTCACTTACTACAGGAAAAATCACTTCACTTTGTGAACCGTTACGATTGTTGTCTGCAGAGAATAAAAATTTGTAAGGTACGTTTGCAAACGTATAACCAGAGGTTGCAATAATGTCTGAGCTTAGTTTTGCTGCATCATTAAATCTCTCAGTTCCGGTATAAACTTTAGCATTCAAATATATTTTTGCTAATAAAAATTTAGCAGCCGTTTTATCAATTCGTCCGTATTCGTTTGTTTTTGTTGCGACCAAGCTATTGTCAAGGTCTTTCAATTCACTTTCGATAAAAGCAAAAACTTCAGCTCTTGATTTTTGCTCTGGATAAAAGAAACCTACTGGATCTTTTTCTGTTGTAATTGGCACATTACCAAACAAGTCCATCAAGTTCACATAAGAGAAAGCTCTTAAAAAACGTGCTTCGGCTCTAAAGTTGGCGATTTGCGCTTTTAGATTTGCATCTACACCACGAGAGGTCAATTTATCATCAGACGTTTGTCTCAAAAATTCGTTAGCCAAACTTATTTCGTAAAAAGCTCTAGAGTATGTTC encodes the following:
- a CDS encoding DUF58 domain-containing protein — encoded protein: MDTKDLLKKVRKIEIKTRRLSDHIFSGEYHTSFKGRGMTFSEVRQYQYGDDIRAIDWNVTARYNEAHVKVFEEERELTMMLMVDISGSEGFGSTKAFKKDIITEISATMAFSATQNNDKIGLILFSDQIELYIPPKKGRSHVLRIIRELIEFEPKSQKTDLAQALKFLSSTQKKKAIVFLMSDFMVSDYEHTLKIAGKKHDITGIRVYDPREEKMPNLGMVEMTDAETGETILVDTSSKAVRMGYEKHYQEQLNYFKDTFRKSGSGVVNTRVDESYVTKLLGYFKSR
- a CDS encoding AAA family ATPase, whose protein sequence is MEENTATLDIRAINEKIERESAFIDLLTMEMNKVIVGQKHMVERLLIGLLGQGHILLEGVPGLAKTLAINTLSQAIQGSFSRIQFTPDLLPADVVGTMIYNIKSNEFSIKKGPIFANFVLADEINRAPAKVQSALLEAMQEKQVTIGDTTFKLERPFLVLATQNPVEQEGTYQLPEAQVDRFMLKTVIDYPKMDEERLVIRQNLKGSYEKVNAVVSVEQILRAQEAVREVYMDEKIEKYILDIVFATRYPEKYKLAELKPLISFGSSPRGSINLANAAKCYAFIKRRGYVIPEDVRAIVHDVLRHRIGITYEAEAENITSVDIINKIINEVEVP
- a CDS encoding SDR family NAD(P)-dependent oxidoreductase, coding for MNKTVLITGATSGIGKATATVLAQQQYKVIICGRRMELLQELYEELSKQTEVHILCFDVSDKVAVFDQIQSLPEAFSKIDILINNAGNAHGLDPIQTGSIDDWDLMIDSNLKGLLYVSKAIIPQMVERKSGHIINIGSTAAKEVYPNGNVYCATKHAVDALNQAMRMDLNPFNIRVGAIHPGMVETTFSAVRFKGDEDRAANVYKGFDPLQAADIADIIQFVISRPYHVNIADLVVMSTAQASSTIVNRKG
- a CDS encoding ATP-binding protein: MINKRLLIKNLLAHNDESSFYDKKRQLNLHTREGKAKFLKHICALSNSNPANNSYIVVGVEDAENEIVGDDFFDDSRIQNLVNAYLEHPPKIQYENVPFPNLPKDKVVGLVTIKPKKNVSSFKKGIYTIAVGSVFIRIGSNTTPTEEKVEKNFQNTETVIGIENQSRNNIQHTLDGVFDFINSRHKDMSPKYKVFKELFVICWAGVPKVVRNVVYLSRVDIELINEQIKLFYSAQDVVTITFDEHSFTIIEYIPLGLNDQTSYYPLEQQKIYFYENGYYKIESEMLFHPPEFNKKMLFHIYNANIALLSKLEKRTILSIREKKDLENLPSTFMICYLNGFDEAKDRLIAAKLLLKPFPKIYLSFKEALRVLRKMKYNIKE
- a CDS encoding glycoside hydrolase family 13 protein; translation: MNTLKKNYLLLLISFLFFATQAQVQKIEPPYWYAGMKNSSLQIVFYGPNIAENEVTAPTGIPILEVSKTENPNYLFVTIDTKGLLPQEIVFSFSKNKKKQFTQHYLLKGRRANSALRESYSSADVMYLLMPDRFANGNPKNDNDKSVTEKANRTAENGRHGGDIEGIIQHLNYIQELGATTVWCTPLCVDNDPRGSYHGYGQSDVYQIDPRYGTNDDYLRLSNELHKKDMKLVMDYVTNHWGAEHWMIKDLPTYNWIHQFPGYAQTNYRMTTQFDPNASKIDARLCADGWFVQSMPDLNQSHPLVLTYLTQNAIWWIESANLDGFRVDTYSYNDKKSIAKWTKAITDEYPNFNIVGEVWMQDQAQMAYWQKDSKIAAIQNYNSYLPSVMDFTFMDAAAKVFDENEASWNNGLIKLYENFANDFLYPNPNNLLTFVENHDTERFNEIYKKDFKKYAMAMSILATVRGIPQLYYGSEVGMAGDKSKGDGAIRQDFPGGWQTDTNNAFTQTGRTQEQQLFFDFSSKLFQWRKTNEAVHFGKTTHYLPIDNVYVYFRYTNKKTVMVIVNNNLLSKKIKTDRFHENILGFKNGKEILTGTVFNVENEITVAPQTAMIFELEK
- a CDS encoding alpha-amylase family glycosyl hydrolase; the encoded protein is MKNTILISILFLCSTLGWAQFTTTPSPALANTAVTLNFNKAGTPLATDTGTLYAHIGLTVNGAPWQNVKGSWGNNSTQPALTLVSGTNYKLDLAPDLYTSFGVPATSTITAICVVIRNSAGNQQTADTFFNVGAFQLTLNTPAENSTTIINSGSNFTISASNTGGNSSYVLKSNGATIHSNTATTNYSYTHSNLLSNQNYELVVSNGSTTITKKFATIVNPGASSETMPAGLEDGINYSNTNATQATLVLDAPLKDFVYVAGSFNNYQPTAAYAMKKDPTTGKFWITVSGLTSGTAYTYQYWVGETTPIANSPAMVKTADPYSTLVLSPFDDPSIPAASYPNLPAYPQGQEREVTVLQTGQTAYAWSTATTNFVKPQKENLIVYEVLVRDFDSNRNFQDLINKMDYFKNLKINAIELLPVMEFEGNESWGYNTSFHMALDKYYGTANKFKEFIDLCHQNGIAVILDVALNHAFGRNPMVRMWMNDPDGDGWGSPTTENPFFNTVAKHSYSVGEDFKHQSTKTQYYVERVIKQWIQEYKIDGFRWDLTKGFTQNCTAGDEACTNAYQQDRVDVLKKYADYSWSLDPTHYTIFEHLGTNLEEQQWANYKINESPSKGIMMWGKMTDNYNELSMGYPGNISGITSSSRGFTANRLMGYAESHDEERLMYKNLQYGNSASATHNVKNLDIALSRMSAIGAVSLLVPGPKMIWHFGELGMENSIFSCNNGTVNTASDTTAGDCKLDNKPQPQWINNWLTTNSRVTIYNDWAKMIALKTTEPVFLGTATISNSASLTQNIKITNPNLMATQLKDVVILANFDVSSQNITANFPYAGTWYNLMDNTTINVTNTSGPITIAAGQFKVFGNKNASPLSNPNFVSDNDLSVYPNPAHATFKLNKAVNFVEVYDLTGKRVLLFEGTFESQHEFSIATLRSGIYLVKTSNSLGQTSIVKLIKN